From Schistocerca cancellata isolate TAMUIC-IGC-003103 chromosome 6, iqSchCanc2.1, whole genome shotgun sequence, a single genomic window includes:
- the LOC126088316 gene encoding uncharacterized protein LOC126088316, with the protein MKVKLKNRIWSDIAKDLNLKDGEETKNSWLKLRGSYRDARRRQVKYMKSGAAAENIKPWRYQNQMSFLEPFMTAGPRDSNLRDDSDHSSQATTKTSARSDTLETEELEDNDSLDNEANEQSQDINNYDSNEVSSRSIGTECIDTSHRYFNSSYSKKPIKEKKTGRRCNYAKTINATA; encoded by the exons ATGAAGGTCAAACTCAAGAACCGGATTTGGAGTGATATAGCAAAGGATCTGAATTTGAAAGACG GGGAAGAGACAAAAAATTCGTGGCTGAAGCTGAGAGGCAGCTATCGAGATGCACGACGACGACAGGTGAAATATATGAAAAGCGGAGCTGCTGCTGAGAATATCAAGCCGTGGAGATATCAAAACCAGATGTCATTTCTTGAACCTTTTATGACAGCTGGTCCACGTGATAGTAATCTACGTGATGACAGTGATCACAGCTCACAAGCTACAACTAAAACATCAGCAAGAAGTGATACACTGGAAACCGAAGAATTAGAAGATAACGACTCACTCGACAATGAGGCGAATGAGCAAAGTCAAGATATTAATAACTACGACAGCAACGAAGTATCTAGTAGGAGCATAGGAACGGAGTGCATAGACACATCACACCGCTACTTCAACTCCAGTTATTCAAAGAAACCAATCAAGgaaaagaaaacaggaagacgttgtaatTATGCTAAAACAATCAATGCAACAGCGTGA